From the genome of Latilactobacillus curvatus JCM 1096 = DSM 20019:
CCTTTAATCGCTGATTTTCCTTTTGAAGTTGTTTGAATTCTTTGGACGTTACTTCAGTACCGTCTTCTAGCTCAACTGATTTAGCGCCTTTAACCCAGTTATGAATTGCGGCTGGAGAAACACCGTATTCCTCGGAAAGCGAGCGAATAGATCTTTTCTCTTCACGATGCATCTTCACAATGCTGGCTTTAAAATCATCTTGATATCGTTTCATTGGAATGCTCCTATCTTGTTTTATTAATTATGGCACAACTGTTCAGAAATTTATGTACCAAATACTAGGATAGGAGCAATACGATAAAGGTACCAACGCAGAAACATGCTAAATTTGTAACGGTGTATGTGGAATTTTAAAAAAGACATCTAGCCTATTAGACTTTTATGGCTAATAGGTTAGATGTCTTTTGGTTAGAGGTTGTTACCAGTAGTAAATTAAATGATTATGGAAAATAAAGGTTAGTAATAAAAGGTTGTATCTAATAGGCTGTTAGTAAAATGTTTTACGTGAAACATTCTAAGCCATCGTTCCACAGAAATCCCGAAAAGTTAGCCTAAACTAAAATATTTGTTAATTCCATTAAAATCATGTATGCTGTATTGAGAAAAGTTAGGTTTACCTAAAAGAATGGAGGCTCTTTATGTTATCAGTTAAGAACCTCACCGTTGCTTACGATGACACACCAGTATTTACTGATGTTGCCGTTCAGTTTGACGCAGGCAAAATCACTGGCATCATTGGACCAAACGGTGCAGGCAAATCAACTCTGATTAAAGCAATATTAGGGTTGGTTAAGGCACGGCAAGGCTCAGTTTTATATCAAGATCGACCAATGCGCGCAGTCCAGAAGCAAGTCGCATACGTTGAACAGCGTAAAGATTTGGATTTAAATTTTCCAATTAACGTTTTTGACGTGGTGCTAACGGGCACGTATGGCAAGTTAGGCTTATTTCGCGATCCGGGTAAAAAGGCAAAACAAGCCAGTTGTGCGGCACTTGAACAAGTATCGCTCAGCGAATTTGCGCAACGCCAAATTGGCCAGTTGTCAGGTGGACAATTGCAGCGGGTTTTCGTTGCACGCGCCATCGTCCAAGAAGCGGATATTATTATTTTAGATGAACCGTTTGTTGGGATTGATTTACAGAGTGAGACCGCGATCATGGCAATCATGAAACAGTGGCGTGATGCGGGTAAAACAATCATTGTCATTCATCACGATTTGAATAAAGTATCGCAATATTTCGATGATTTAGTGGTGATGAACCACGGCATCGTCGATTATGGACCAACTGAAAAAGTTTATAATGCGCAAAACATTGAGCGTGCTTTTAGTGCGGACTTATCCGCTGTCTTGTTTGATGCACAGGAGGTGGCAAAATGACGAGTATTCCAGCTTTTATTAGTGCGTTGGGTCGTTATGAATTCTTGCAGAGTGCGTTGCTGACCGCCGTAATGGTCGGCATCATGTCTGGCATTGTCGGGAGTTTCATCATTTTGCGCGGGATGTCGTTGATGGGTGACGCGATTTCACATGCGGTGTTACCGGGTGTCGCAGTGGCGTACATGTTGGGAATTAATGTGCTGGTTGGCGCATCTGTATTTGGTATTTTAGCGGCGGTCTTAATCGGCTTTGTCGCAACACATAGTAAAATTAAGACGGATACTTCGATTGGGGTCGTCTTTAGTGCCTTTTATGCGCTTGGGTTTATCCTGATTTCGATGGCCGAAAGTGCAACCAACTTACATCATATTTTATTCGGGAACATTCTCGCCGTCAGTGATAGCGACATTATGAGTACGGCGATTGTCTTAGGCTTAGTGATCTTATTCGTCTCATTCTTCTACAAAGAATTATTGATTACCTCGTTTGATGAAACCTATGCGAAAACATATGGGTTAAAAACGCAGGTGCTACATTACGGCTTAATGTTGGTGCTAACCTTAGTCACGGTTTCAGCCCTACAAACGGTCGGGATTATTTTGGTCGTTGCGATGTTGATTACCCCAGCAGCCACCGCCTTTTTATGGACGGATCGCTTAGTGACGATGCTCTTCTTATCGGCTGGGATTGGTGCTGTGTCAGCAATCAGTGGATTGTACTTCAGTTACACATTGAACTGGGCATCTGGTCCGGCGATTGTTCTGATGGCAGCCGTGCTCTTTGCCATTTCATTCATCTGCGCGCCTAAGCAAGGTTTCCTTAAGTGGCGCAAAGGAGGACGACCAGCATGAAAAAAATGATTGTGACGTTAATTGCAGTTTTTGGTTTGGTGGGTGGTGTGTATGGTTTCATCCAGCACCGCGCCCAATCTAAACAACAACAAACGAACCAGCAGACTAAATTACGTGTAGTGACCACGAATTCGATTCTTGAAGATATGGTCCATAATGTTGGTCAAGACCACATTGAACTTTACAGTATTGTGAAACGGGGAACTGACCCGCATGAATATGAACCGCAACCGACGGATATTTCAAAAGCGACTGATGCGGATGTGATTTTTCATAACGGGTTAAATCTCGAAACGGGTGGCAATGGTTGGTTTAGAAAACTTGTTAAGATCGCGCATAAGCAATTCGAAAAGGATGTTTTCGCTGCTAGCAAAGGAATTCAGGTGCAACATTTGACAACTAACCAAACAGAACCCGATCCACACGCATGGTTGGATTTGGCGAACGGTATTCAATACGTTGAAAACATTACGAAAGCGCTGCAGACCAAAGATCCAGCGCACGCTGATGATTACCGCAAAAATGCGGATCGCTACACTGCACGTTTGCGCAAATTGCATACTGATGCGCAAACTAAATTCGCCGATATTCCAGCTAATCAGCGGGTCTTGGTGACTTCAGAAGGCGCCTTTAAGTATTTTGGTAAGGCCTATCAGGTCACACCGGTTTACATTTGGGAAATTAATACTGAGTCGCAAGGCACACCTGAACAGATGAAGACGGTTCTTGCAAAAATTGCAGATTCAGATGTTAAGCATCTGTTTGTTGAGAGTTCTGTTTCGCCGAAATCAATGGAAAAAGTTGCTCAGGAAACTGGGTTACCAATTTATGCGAAAATTTTTACAGACTCACTCGCGCAAAGAGGGAAGCAAGGTGACACTTACTATACGATGATGAAGTGGAACCTAGATAAGATTCATGATGGCTTAGTCGGTCAATAAAAAGATAATTTTTAGCAATTAAAAAAGCGGGTGCTTAGACAAAAATAAATTTGTCTAAGCACCCGCTTTTTTTGTAGTTATCCTTGTTGAGAAAGGGAACGGCGATTGGCGAAGGGAACGAGCCGCTTTTTTTGTTTTAAGAACCGTTGCCGGTAGTAACGATATTGTGGTGTGAATGGATGGGAAGATGAGGCATGCCATGGCTTTTCGTGACCACAGAAGTGAACAAGCGCAGGTTCTTTTTGGGTTTCTAAGAATTGTTTTTTGAGGTGTTCAGTTGGTGGTGTGATGGTGTTCATCAAAATGTTTGTTTGGGCATTCCACATAGGGTGAAGGTGAATCCACCGATCATGCAAAATTGCATTTAAAGCATCTTGATCGTGGAAGCGTAATTTCTCAGGGTGCTGATTGATGAAGTCGAGTACACGGCTGACAATATTGTGTTGACGCCATTTTTTGAGATTGAGTAACATCACACCGGAATTAAAGTAACGCGGACTTTGGTAATCGATAGCCATTTTTTCTAAGCGTTCGTGGAACCCAGCATCTTCTACTGCAGCGAGGAAGGATTGGCCTAAGTCGATATCCCATAGCCGGGCTAAATCTGTGAGGCATAGCGCATCGCAATCGATGTAGAGTGCACGATCGAGGTGAGGGAACACGTCGGGAATTAGAATCCGATAGTACGCCGTTTTTAAGATCCGATCACTTTCAACAGTATTAGCCAGTAAAGATTCGTTGACCTCTGCAAAGGTCAAGTCGGCATCAAATCGAGCCACAACATGCTGTAAGACCGCTTTATCTCGTGCGGTGAGGTGGTCTTCTAAGACGTAAAAAGCATAGTGTCGATGTGAGTCATTGTGATTAAGAATTGAGGCGTATAGAATTGCCAGCGTTTCGATGAAATCGGAATTGACGGCCGATACAATATTGATTGTATCGGATTGTTGCGCATGTAATTGTTTGAGTTCCTTTTGATATTGGTTTAAGAAGGGGTGACTTTTTAGAGTGTTCCAAGGTTTCTCGTGTGTTGTGAAGTGAACGATTGCCAGGTTGGCGATTGCTTCATCAAATAAATGGGCATATTCAGTGTTGATAGGCGCATGTTTTCTAAAGAGCAATGAGTTTTGTACGTTCCATTTAGGATGGAGTAGTTTCACTTTACCAACCAAAGTGGCATTTAGCGCATCTTGATCATGGAATTGTAAGCGATCCGCATGATGATTGATGAAGTGGAAAGTCCGCTCTGTGATGGATGCATGATTCCACCGGACCGTATCAATTAGCATGACCCCTGAATTGAAGTAGATGTTATTCGATTGTGGTGGGGTGATGCCGAGCCGTCGCAGTGTGAGTGCCTGTCCAGGATCAATCACGGCACCCACGATATTTGTGCCCAAAGGCGTATTATATAGCGGCGTGAGATCAGTTTGTACGAGAATATCGACATCTAAATATAAGACACGTTCGATTTTTTCCCGCAACAAAAGGGTTGGCGCTAAAATGCGGTAGTAAGCCGTTTTGTTGATGTGGTTGCTTTCAGGACAGTTTTCAAAAAGCTGCTTATTAAGTGCAATAAACTCAACTTGATTGGGTCGTGGGACGCGCTTGGAAACAGCGTGTTTCGTTTGCGGAGTGAGTTCATTATCGAGAATAAAAAAATTAATAGTAGTTTTGGGCGAAATATGGGTTAGAACCGACTTTATGGCGATTAAAAGTTGATCACCATAGTTTTCATCTGCGGCAAACATGATATTAATAGCGTTGATAATAACCATCTCCTTTTAGGTGTTGTGTCTTTATTTAAACAACTTCAACAATCTTTGTAAAGGTAAATGATTATGCTAACAATAACAAAACGTAATCATAAAAGTTGCATCAATAAGTGTGATTATTTTATATTGATGGTGTAGCGTTATTAAAAATTTCATGAAAGGAAGGTTGCTTATGCAAAAAGAAGTCCCAATTAGGAAAGTTAGGTTAGGTCGTAGTACAGTTAAGACCCCAGAATTGTGCTTGGTGATTAAGAAAGAATCAGCCAATCTAAAGTGTTTTCTAGAAGGTATGACTGATTTGGAGGAAGCAATTTTAAGAGAGAATAACGGTGAGGCCCTCGTCGGTGAGAGCTGGGGGCCATTGGAATTTGATCATCATGGTCGTGTTTTTAGTAACAAGACGGTAAAAAGGTGTCTTCAAAAATTGGATGATAATCAATGATCCTAGCAGCCAAAGTGGTTGATTAGAGAGGATGAGTCGATGGTTTCGCGCATATTACCAATTAAAAATGGCTACAATTTCAGAGAACTAGGTGGCTATCAAACACTGGATGGTCGCTCGATTAAACCGCATCGATTATTCAGAACGGGGAATCTGGCGAATCTTAGTAAGAGAGAATTGGTGCTCTTGGAAAGCTACCATATCACCTATGTCGTGGATTTTCGTTCACCAATGGAGCGCAAAAAAGCGCCAGATAAAAAGATTACGACGGCATCTTACGAATCGTTGCCAATTTTTAAAGAAGATGCGACGCAAAGTACGGCGAGTGAAGCGGAACTTTATGAGCGCTACACCAATAATCCGCTTGGTGGGCAGCAACAAATGCGCCAAGTCTATCGAGAAATGGTGCAAGATCCCTATTCAATCGGAATGTATCGCCAATTCTTCGAACGATTATTGACTGAAGCCGATCCGCAACAAGCAGT
Proteins encoded in this window:
- a CDS encoding metal ABC transporter permease; translated protein: MTSIPAFISALGRYEFLQSALLTAVMVGIMSGIVGSFIILRGMSLMGDAISHAVLPGVAVAYMLGINVLVGASVFGILAAVLIGFVATHSKIKTDTSIGVVFSAFYALGFILISMAESATNLHHILFGNILAVSDSDIMSTAIVLGLVILFVSFFYKELLITSFDETYAKTYGLKTQVLHYGLMLVLTLVTVSALQTVGIILVVAMLITPAATAFLWTDRLVTMLFLSAGIGAVSAISGLYFSYTLNWASGPAIVLMAAVLFAISFICAPKQGFLKWRKGGRPA
- a CDS encoding glycosyltransferase family 8 protein, producing the protein MVIINAINIMFAADENYGDQLLIAIKSVLTHISPKTTINFFILDNELTPQTKHAVSKRVPRPNQVEFIALNKQLFENCPESNHINKTAYYRILAPTLLLREKIERVLYLDVDILVQTDLTPLYNTPLGTNIVGAVIDPGQALTLRRLGITPPQSNNIYFNSGVMLIDTVRWNHASITERTFHFINHHADRLQFHDQDALNATLVGKVKLLHPKWNVQNSLLFRKHAPINTEYAHLFDEAIANLAIVHFTTHEKPWNTLKSHPFLNQYQKELKQLHAQQSDTINIVSAVNSDFIETLAILYASILNHNDSHRHYAFYVLEDHLTARDKAVLQHVVARFDADLTFAEVNESLLANTVESDRILKTAYYRILIPDVFPHLDRALYIDCDALCLTDLARLWDIDLGQSFLAAVEDAGFHERLEKMAIDYQSPRYFNSGVMLLNLKKWRQHNIVSRVLDFINQHPEKLRFHDQDALNAILHDRWIHLHPMWNAQTNILMNTITPPTEHLKKQFLETQKEPALVHFCGHEKPWHASSSHPFTPQYRYYRQRFLKQKKRLVPFANRRSLSQQG
- a CDS encoding metal ABC transporter ATP-binding protein, whose translation is MLSVKNLTVAYDDTPVFTDVAVQFDAGKITGIIGPNGAGKSTLIKAILGLVKARQGSVLYQDRPMRAVQKQVAYVEQRKDLDLNFPINVFDVVLTGTYGKLGLFRDPGKKAKQASCAALEQVSLSEFAQRQIGQLSGGQLQRVFVARAIVQEADIIILDEPFVGIDLQSETAIMAIMKQWRDAGKTIIVIHHDLNKVSQYFDDLVVMNHGIVDYGPTEKVYNAQNIERAFSADLSAVLFDAQEVAK
- a CDS encoding metal ABC transporter substrate-binding protein — encoded protein: MKKMIVTLIAVFGLVGGVYGFIQHRAQSKQQQTNQQTKLRVVTTNSILEDMVHNVGQDHIELYSIVKRGTDPHEYEPQPTDISKATDADVIFHNGLNLETGGNGWFRKLVKIAHKQFEKDVFAASKGIQVQHLTTNQTEPDPHAWLDLANGIQYVENITKALQTKDPAHADDYRKNADRYTARLRKLHTDAQTKFADIPANQRVLVTSEGAFKYFGKAYQVTPVYIWEINTESQGTPEQMKTVLAKIADSDVKHLFVESSVSPKSMEKVAQETGLPIYAKIFTDSLAQRGKQGDTYYTMMKWNLDKIHDGLVGQ
- a CDS encoding tyrosine-protein phosphatase translates to MVSRILPIKNGYNFRELGGYQTLDGRSIKPHRLFRTGNLANLSKRELVLLESYHITYVVDFRSPMERKKAPDKKITTASYESLPIFKEDATQSTASEAELYERYTNNPLGGQQQMRQVYREMVQDPYSIGMYRQFFERLLTEADPQQAVLFHCTGGKDRTGMAAYYLLNALGVPEDVIQYDYLLSNTASREHVAARIKTLRQKDASSGFLKSMHALMSVDQSYLSTAERIINEDYGSTQAYLQQALGLTTQDIEHLKAVYLD